Genomic DNA from Turicibacter faecis:
CCCCGCTCGTTAACTGCCCAAGCGCCTGTAATTTTTGAAGTTGGCCATCGATTAAATCGTGTTTTTTCTTGGCAGAAGAATCGATTAATAATCCGCGGACAATCACCGAACCCTCTGATTGAATAATCTTTTCGCACTTAATCGTCAACGTCTCCCACGGTTTATGTTTATGACGAATCATCACATCTTGCGTTAACTCCACACTCGGATCCAATAAGAAATTTTCAACAATTTCATTAATCGATTCATTATTATATAAACTTTGACTCTCTTTCGAATCTTCATCAAAATCTAACAATTGCTCAACGACTTCACTCACATACCAAATTTGTTCACTCACGCGGTATTCAAAAAAGCCGCAAGCTAAATGAAGTAACTGTAAATACCAATTTGTTGCCCCTACTTCTAACTCTAATTCAGAACTAAATGTTAATTTATTTATCTCTACAACTCTCATATCTTTTATTCTGTTAAAAAACAGGTACCCCACTTTCTCTAAAGTAACTAATAAAAGTTTCCCCTAATTTAGGAAACCATATACTACAATTATCCTAATTACCTTATTTTACTACACTCTATTCTATTATAGGTCTTTTAATAACAACATTCAATCTCTTCTGTATAAATGCGACATAAAATAACAAAGTTGTCTATTTTTATCCCCAACTTTCCCCCCTTGACATATACTAGATTAGATAGTGACTAACCTCACATCGTTTAAAACTATCTCACAGTTTTAGATGGGCTCGAAAGACACTTATCCTTTTAAAAACAACACGCCTTCACTTATCCGATGACTTGCCTGCCATTGAAGCCCCCTGTCTTTTAAGACACCGTGACATGACTCATCAAAAGGAGATTGTTATGAAAAACAAACAACAAACTAAAAATAGGACCACTCCCTCTCCTAAACAAAAGGCGCCTCCACAACAACTCACCCACCAATTTATTGAACTTTTATCTGAGAAAATCGATGAAGTTCAGACTATCATTAAGGATACGCCTATTCATTTAACAGAACCAGAGGAGACGGATTCGGACTTTTTAGATGATTTTGATCCGACTGACATGCGATTTCAAACACCAGATGCAGAAACTTTAACCGGTTCAAGTAGTCGTATAGTCATTCAAAATGATGCTGCCTCAAATAGCGGACAAAGTGCGGCGGCCATTGCCCGACGAACTTCCTTTCAATATGCTCCTAAAGAAACGAAATCCTATAATTATGGTTTTACGAACAATGAATTTTTCGCTTTTATCGGATCACTTGATCCCGTTGAATATATTTTGGTCATTACTGTTATTGCTATTATTGTTGGCGTTGAATTTAACGTCTTTGAACTCCAAATTTTAGGGGGAGCACTCGTTGATATCGGGGTTACACTCGGGAATATGGTTGAACAACAACTCTTCCAACAAGCGAGAAAAAGTGAAATTTTCAATCGCGAACGTAATGAGGCCGAACAAAATGACTTTGATACACTCTATGACGATATCGATGCCTTACAGGCACAAATTAACGAACTTAAACGTCAGTTAAATAATCAACCATCTTAAAAAGGACACTCATTTATAAAATGGTGTCCTTTTAATCGCTTATATCTTCCTCATCGTCATAAAGATGAATTAATCTTCTAGTTGATAACCAAAAATAACAACTTGAACCACAACTTCTAAAACTTCTAAAATTGCTTTCATGCATAGCCTCCCTAAAACATAAATAATCGTCATCTACGGTGGTGCTCCATCCCTTTGCTCAATTTCAATGAGATAGAAATAGAACGTTTTCTACCTTTCACTCAACAACGTCGCTCGATGACCTTCCGTTTTATCCATCAGACCTTCATTGACATCGACGTTTTACTTCTTAAATTTTTTCCGGCTTTAAATCACGGATGTTCCTCAAATAGATTCAACCCATTTATTTAAAACTTCCTCCCATCTTGACCGTTGTCATCACGCCGTTCAACTAGCTAGCATCGAAAAATAGTCTCAACTGACGCAGACATCTTCATTCTAGTTCGCCTTCTGTAACGGTCACCCTTATGTTATAGAAAAAAAATCAAACTTTATTCAAATCATTTTTAAAAAAATAAAAAAAGGCGCAACGCCTTTTTTTATTCATTCGTATTTTTTACATGAGTATCAATAAATTGATAGATATGTTGGAAGTATTCTGACTCCATCTTACTATCTGCCTCACAGTGTCCGAGTCCTTCAATATACCACAACTCTTTATTCTCATGCGGAATAGCATCGTAAATATATTGACTACTTTCTGGGGGCGTCACTTTATCTTCCGTCCCATGGATCAATAGAACAGGAACCGTAATATTTTTTACAGCATTCACAGGTTGGATATCGTCATACGTTAAATCTTCTTTTGCCTTTAACACGACATTTCCGGCCCATTTCGCAAAGCCAACAGGTAAAAGCGGAATATCCTCGGCAATAATTCCAAGCTCAACGGCACTTTCCATCGTATGGTAAGGGGCATCTAAAATATAAAAATCAACATTTTTGCTCTCTTCATTTAATTCAGTTTGCATCGTTGACGTGGCAGCCCCCATTGAAAATCCATGAACGCCGATGGTCCCATCTTGATACAGTGAGCGCGTGTAATCCGCAACCGCCTCTAAGTCAAAACGCTCATATAATCCAAACGTATAATTATCACCACCCGTTAATCCGGTATTTCGTTGATGATAAACGACCACATTATAGCCATTTTCTAAATAGTTGAACGCGACGTTCAACACTTCATGATAGTTACTCCCAATTCCATGAACAACAATCATCGCGTCAGATGTCTCCTGATTAGATTTGATATGAAGCGTTTCTACGTCATAATCATTGACTTCACTTTTGACAAAAACCGTCTCATGCTGATAACGATTAAGCGTGTCTAAAACCTTATCCTCACGCTCGGCATAAAAAGTTGGCATATCTTCCGCCTTTACGGATGGCTTTTTACCGACCGTTCCATCATAAACCATCCCACCAATAATCCAAGTCGCCGCACCTACAACGGTCGCCGCTGCCGTTGCCGCAATCCCAGATCCAATAATGACATTTTTCTTTTTCATAACTTCACCTCACAAAAAAGTACTTTCCTCTATTATAACAATATTTATTTTGTATTTCAAACTTTTAACCTAAATTCCTTTTCTAATCTTTAAAGGCCACTATTTCGTTGATGAAACGAAAGAATTCGTCGCTTGCTCCAACAAAAAAATGTCATTAAAACTCGATTTTTGTTTCTTAACATTATATAATAAATCCAACAAATTGAAGAACGAATACGAGGATATAACATGAATTTTAACGTACAAAATGCGGAACAATTCCGTCATACACTCCTACAACAACTGAATTTTATAAAAAAAAATGAACGTTACTGTTCACTCTATCACCATCCAAACACGAAAGACCAAGGACATCTTTTCATTTATGAACGTCCTGGATACTATTATTTCGCTATCGCGGATTATACGATTCCCCACGCCTTTTCCATTCACTTTAATAACCCCCAACGCCTGATGAGATTTGGAACCGTCTATAAAGGAACGACCCAATTTCAATTAGAAAATAAACCGGTCTCCTCCTTCACACCGTCCTCTTTCTTCGTCGTCGAAAAAAACTTAATTGGGACACAAACATGGCAACAAGGGCAACATTTTCATGGCGCTGAAATTACGATTTACGAAGCTTATTTTAATGAAGTCATCGCTCCCCTATTACAAACAACCATTAGCTTCGACTCTTTTATTGAAAACTACACGTATCATTACCTGCCGCTGGAGGTGATGAACGTGATTCAACACATGCAGACCCTTTCGCAAAAAAACAAACTTGATCCTCTAAGACTAGAAAGTTCCATTCTCGAATGTATTTCGCTTATTTTCACAAATATTGAACATTCCCCTGAAAATACGTTTACCCATCAAATTGATTATGGGAAAGTAAAAGTCGGGAATCGCTATCTTAAATTAACAGTTACCGATATAAAGAGTATCCAACGAGCACATGATTTACTGATTGAAAACTTTGCCACCCCTCCTACGATTGAAAAACTAAGCGAACTTGTTATGCTTCATCCCCAAAAATTAAAGGCCGGGTTTCAACACTATTACCACATGACCATTGGAGAATTTATTACGACTCATCGCCTCTCCATTGCAACCAACCTTCTTTGCACCACGGAGATGAGTATTGCTGATATCGCCAAGCACGTCGGCTACCCTTATCCGAGTAACTTTATTAAAACCTTTAAAAAAGCCTTTAACTGTACGCCTCTCCAATACAAAAATAAACAATAAATCCCAGTCCATTTAAATAGACTGGGATTTTTCATCTTCTTTAATTAATCGAACATTCCATCTGACCAGTAAGGTCACTAAAAAAACAAAGAACGCGGCCATAAGGATTAACAAATAAAGTTTTTGAGATAAAACCTCTAAAAGACCACCAAATAATATTTGTCCAAGTGGAATACACAACGTCGCAAACGCCGAACCAAAGGCTAAAATTTTTCCGAGGATTGCTCCATCAACAGCCTGATATAAATAAGCCGCGCTTAGCACGTTGGCAATTCCAAGCACCCCCATAATAATCATTCCACAAACGGTGAAAAGCACAACACTTGTCGCTGCATCAATAAAGCCGAAATGAAAAAGGTAAACAACTCCACCCATTAGCATCATCGAAACAGAGGTCAAATATAGAAGTTGATAAACTCGTTTAATATGAAAATGGTTTGGCCTATAAGTAATGATGAATCCTCCGACAATCATTCCAAGAGCAATCATCCCTTCAGCCCATCCATAAACCTCAGACGATAAAGCAAACGTCACCTTAATCAAGTAAGGGGTTGCCACACTAAAGACCGGAACTAAAAATAAGTTATAAAATCCAGAAAATAAGAGCATGCGACAGACAATTAAATTCTCATGTCTCAAATAATGATAACTTTCCTTCATATCGGTCATAAACGCCGCTTTAAATGATTGTTGTCCCTCCCGGCGTTGATGCGGAATTTCCAAAAATAACTCTAAGAGCGCAGAGAATAAAAAGCTAACTAAATTAATGATGACAACACCCGTAATCCCAAAAAAGCCGTATAAAAGACCTGCCAAAATAGGACCTAAAAATTGGCTTAACGAAGCGACTTGCTGAATAATGGCATTGGCTCTTACTAAATGGTCTCGGCTGACAATCAGTGGAACACACGTATTAACAACCGGTTGATAAATCGTAGAAATCGTTGACAACAAAACCATGACTGTTGCAATCACTAAAACATGGTCTTGGCCGTTAAAAACAATCCATACATAAACAAGCAATAATAAAGCACTTAAACTATCAAGCCCTATCATTAACCGTTTTTTATTCCCCCGGTCAGCTAACATTCCCGCAATCGGTGAAATCAAGACAACAGGAACCATTGAAAGGGCCAAAATAGCTGAAAAAATCCCGGCCGATCCCGTTAAATCCAGCAAATACAAAGACAAAGCAAATCGTTGAATCGAACTTCCAAACAACGAAATAACTTGCCCTAAAACTAAAATATTAAAATTTTTCTCATATAACGTTTTTCCCATGATGTCTCCTAATGAATAACTTCTATCGCGCGATATTAAAATCTACACAAATAGGATATTGCTTACTTTCATCTAATTGTAGCGTTGCCTCAATCCCATACAACGTTCTCAAATGATCCGTTGTCACTACTTCTAATGGATGTCCTGCGAAAACCACTTCTCCTTCTTTTACCCCAACCAAATAATCAGCGAATTTTGTGGCATTATTTAGTTCGTGTAAAACCATGACAATCGTCCGATTAGCTTCCTGATTTAATTTCTTTAGTAATAATAAAATTTCAAGCTGATGCGCCATATCTAAATACGTCGTCGGTTCATCTAAGACTAAAATTTCCGTATCTTGTGCTAATGCCATCGCAATCCATGCGCGCTGACGCTGTCCACCCGATAAACGATCGACCGGACGATTCGCGAAATCAGAAATGCCGGTCACTTCCATCGCCCAATTGATGAGTTCAATATCTTTTTGCTTTAAACCACCCATCGCACTTTGATAAGGAAAGCGACCATACGACACTAATTCCTTCACCAAAAGTCCTGATGGAACCGATGGACTTTGTGGCAAGACGGCCATCTTTTTCGCAATTTCCTTTGGAGCCTGCTCTTTTAACGCGACACCATTTAATAAAATATCCCCTTTTTTCGGCATAATAATACGCGCAATCGATTTTAATAAGGTCGACTTTCCACACCCATTCGATCCAATAATCATCGTTATCTTTCCCTTAGGAATTTCAAGATTCATATTTTTAATAATGTATTTATCATCATAGGCTACGTCTAACTGTGAAACTTTAATAGCTTCCATTCTAACACCTCCCACAACACTATTCTTTTAACATTAAATAGATAAAATAAGGAACACCAACAATTGAAATAGTAATTCCGACCGGAATCTCAATCGGTGAAAACATATTTCTTGAAATCGAAT
This window encodes:
- a CDS encoding alpha/beta hydrolase; its protein translation is MKKKNVIIGSGIAATAAATVVGAATWIIGGMVYDGTVGKKPSVKAEDMPTFYAEREDKVLDTLNRYQHETVFVKSEVNDYDVETLHIKSNQETSDAMIVVHGIGSNYHEVLNVAFNYLENGYNVVVYHQRNTGLTGGDNYTFGLYERFDLEAVADYTRSLYQDGTIGVHGFSMGAATSTMQTELNEESKNVDFYILDAPYHTMESAVELGIIAEDIPLLPVGFAKWAGNVVLKAKEDLTYDDIQPVNAVKNITVPVLLIHGTEDKVTPPESSQYIYDAIPHENKELWYIEGLGHCEADSKMESEYFQHIYQFIDTHVKNTNE
- a CDS encoding helix-turn-helix transcriptional regulator codes for the protein MNFNVQNAEQFRHTLLQQLNFIKKNERYCSLYHHPNTKDQGHLFIYERPGYYYFAIADYTIPHAFSIHFNNPQRLMRFGTVYKGTTQFQLENKPVSSFTPSSFFVVEKNLIGTQTWQQGQHFHGAEITIYEAYFNEVIAPLLQTTISFDSFIENYTYHYLPLEVMNVIQHMQTLSQKNKLDPLRLESSILECISLIFTNIEHSPENTFTHQIDYGKVKVGNRYLKLTVTDIKSIQRAHDLLIENFATPPTIEKLSELVMLHPQKLKAGFQHYYHMTIGEFITTHRLSIATNLLCTTEMSIADIAKHVGYPYPSNFIKTFKKAFNCTPLQYKNKQ
- a CDS encoding MFS transporter; amino-acid sequence: MGKTLYEKNFNILVLGQVISLFGSSIQRFALSLYLLDLTGSAGIFSAILALSMVPVVLISPIAGMLADRGNKKRLMIGLDSLSALLLLVYVWIVFNGQDHVLVIATVMVLLSTISTIYQPVVNTCVPLIVSRDHLVRANAIIQQVASLSQFLGPILAGLLYGFFGITGVVIINLVSFLFSALLELFLEIPHQRREGQQSFKAAFMTDMKESYHYLRHENLIVCRMLLFSGFYNLFLVPVFSVATPYLIKVTFALSSEVYGWAEGMIALGMIVGGFIITYRPNHFHIKRVYQLLYLTSVSMMLMGGVVYLFHFGFIDAATSVVLFTVCGMIIMGVLGIANVLSAAYLYQAVDGAILGKILAFGSAFATLCIPLGQILFGGLLEVLSQKLYLLILMAAFFVFLVTLLVRWNVRLIKEDEKSQSI
- a CDS encoding ABC transporter ATP-binding protein, translated to MEAIKVSQLDVAYDDKYIIKNMNLEIPKGKITMIIGSNGCGKSTLLKSIARIIMPKKGDILLNGVALKEQAPKEIAKKMAVLPQSPSVPSGLLVKELVSYGRFPYQSAMGGLKQKDIELINWAMEVTGISDFANRPVDRLSGGQRQRAWIAMALAQDTEILVLDEPTTYLDMAHQLEILLLLKKLNQEANRTIVMVLHELNNATKFADYLVGVKEGEVVFAGHPLEVVTTDHLRTLYGIEATLQLDESKQYPICVDFNIAR